The DNA segment CTCCCGCACAAAATCGATCTTCTTGCGGGTGGAATCGACAGGTGTGAAATGCAGATCTGGCCTAACCAGTGCCAGAGGAAAGGTGGGGAATCCCGCCCCCGTTCCCAGATCGAGAACACTGAGCGCTCCCTCTAAGTAGTTTCCCCGCAGGCAGGTCAGCGAATCCACGAAATGCTTGAGAACGATGTCCTCTTCTGTCTTGAGTGCCGTCAAGTTAAGACGGGTGTTGCCTTCCTGAAGCAGCTCGAACAGGCGCTCGAAGGCGGGAAGCTGCGATTCGATATTCAGCCCCAGTTCGCCTACGCCCTGCTGCAATAAATCCAGTCCCTCGCGGTTCATAAGCCGTACCTCACTTTCATATCGCTGTAACGCTCAAAGACATGCCCATCAATGCTTTCCAGCGGCAAACGGTCCAGCAGGGGCAGCAGCGTTTCCCGCAGGACCTGCCCCCGCGCCATCCACTGGTAATAACTGCGTCCGCCGTGTTCGTAGGGGCCGTACAGCTTGGACCCCGGGCACAGGCGCACCATCGTCTCGAACAGCTTCTGATGCCGTGTGTGCATTCGCAGCGTGATCTGTGGCTGCTTGCCGTCTCCACCAAAATGGCCCTCGCCGATCAGAATGCCCAGCAGCAGCCCCTCTTCAAATGTATTCAACCGTGCCTCCCCCGTTTGTTTCACCGTCAAGTTTCCCGTGAAACATTGCGCGCGTCAAGAGGGCGACAGGGAAAAGGCGAACCGGAGTCCGCCCATTCTTCTTCGCATCTTGTTTCACCGTCAAGTTTCCCGTGAAACACCCTGCTTTTTCAGATGTACTAGCAGCGCTCCAATATCGGCATGTCGCACGCCGGAGATGCGAGCGGCCTGCTCAATGGTGCCGGGACGGGTACGTCCCAGCTTCTCGCGGGCCTCGTTGGACAGCGACAGGACGGCGGCGTAATCCAGGCCCTCCAGCTTGGTATCCCTGGCGCGGGCATCTGAATCGAGCTGAAGCCGGGCGCGTTGGATGTAACCCGCATATTTCACGCGGATCTCCACCGCTTCACGTTCGGAAGCGTCCAGCTCTGGCGGCAGTGAGATGCCCAGTGCCTCGACATCCGCCAGATGGAATTCGGGGCGGCGGAGCCACGCGTCACCCGTCTGTCCATTGCTTCTCTGCACGGAAAGCGCCGCAACACCCCCGGCAACGCGCCCATACTTTGCCTCCACTCGTGTCAGCTCAGTGTCCGACACCAGACCCAGATCATGCCCAAGCAGCGTCATACGTTCATCGGCATTGTCCTGACGGACCAACAGACGGTGTTCCACGCGACTGGTCATCATACGGTACGGCTCGTCGCTGCCCTTGAACACCAGATCATCGAGCAGCACACCGATATAGCCTGTTTCACGCCCAATGGATTCCGTCTTCAGGGCTAGCGCCCGCCGTGCGGCTGCGGTCCCGGCCACCAGACCCTGCGCCGCCGCTTCCTCGTAGCCGCTGGTGCCGTTGATCTGGCCAGCGGTGAACACGCCGGGCAGCAGGCGCGATTCCATATTCAGGGTCAGCTCGGTGGAATCCACCACGTCGTATTCGACGGCGTAGGCGTAGCGCTGCACCACCGCATTCTCGAAACCGGGAAGGGTCCGTACCAGTTGATCCTGCAAATACGGCGGCAGCGAGGAACTGAAGCCCTGCAAATAGACCTCGCTGGTCTGAATCCCATCCGGCTCCACAAACAACAGGTGACGGTCATGGTGGGCAAAACGCACCACCTTGTCCTCGATGCTGGGGCAGTATCGAGGGCCTTTGCCCTCGATATCACCGGAAAACATGGGGGACTCGTGCAGGTTCTCGTGAATAAGCTGATGGGTCTGGGGAGTGGTGTGGGTCTGCCAGGTGGGCGATTCCTGAGCGCGGGGGCCGGGGGTGCCAGTGAATCCACGCGGCTGGGGATCGGCGGGAATCTCCAGTAGGGCGGAAAAGTTGACCGAATCGGCCCGGACACGGGGAGGGGTACCCGTCTTGAACCGTTTGAGGACATGGCCCACCCGCTCCAGTGGGGCCGACAGAAAACGAGAGGGAGGCTCACCCTGCCGCCCCTCAGCACGAGACTGCCGCCCATACCACGTGATGGCCCGCATAAACGTGCCCGCCGCAATCACCACACTGCGACAGGGGAGACGGCGGCCATCGGTGGTGATGACCAGCCAGCCACCGTGTCCATCGGGTTCCAGATCAGCAGCCTCACCACGGATCACGTCAATTTCGGGATGACCGAGAATCACGTCCTGGGCGCGTTCGGCATAGGCATCGCGCTCGTTCTGCACGCGCAGGGACTGCACGGCTGGCCCCTTGCTGGCATTTAACACACGGGTATGGATCGCGGTGTCGTCGGCCAGACGGCCCATCAGACCGCCCAGGGCCTGAACCTCGAAGACCAGTTGGCTCTTGCCAGGGCCGCCCACCGCTGGGTTGCAGGGCATCCGCCCCACGGTCGCCGGATTGCCCACCAGCAGCCCCACCCGCGAGAATTTGGCCGCCGCCCACGCCGCCTCCAGGCCAGCGTGGCCCCCACCGATCACGATCACATTCCAGCCATTCACCGTGCGAGTGTATCCGGGGTGGTAGACAGGAACGGTGATCCGTATTGCGGGACGTGAGTGTTGGAATGGCTCAGATGAACGTCTGGACTGTTCGCCTTCATCTGGTCTTCAAACTGAGAAACTCTTACAATCCGGCATGGACTTTGCCACTCTCCGGGCCGACCTGATCGGAACTGACGCCGTGATCAACACGCCTTTCGGGGAGCGGCGGGTGACCTACGCGGATTACGTGGCCTCCGGGCGGGCGCTCAGGAGCGTGGAGGAGCGGATCAGCACGCTGGCGCTGCCGCTGTACGCCAACACTCACACTGAGGACAGCGCCACCGGAGCGCACAGCACCCACCTATCGCATCAAGCCGCCGACTACATCCGGGGCCAACTGGGCGGCGACAAAACCTGCAAACTGGTCTTCTGCGGTTCGGGCAGCACAGCGGCGGTGCGGCGTATTCAGGACATTCTGGGACTGACCGTGTGCGGCGATCACCGCGCCACGGTGCTGGCCTCTATCCCCGAAAACGAGCGCCCGGTGGTCTTCGTCGGCCCCTACGAACACCACAGCAACGAGGTCAGTTGGCGCGAAACGCTGGCCGAGGTGGTGGAGCTGCCTCTGTGCGAGAAGGGCAATCTGGATCTGGACGCGCTGGTTCAGGCGCTCAAGTCCCCGCAGTACGCCCGCCGCCCCAAGATCGGCTCGTTCAGCGCGGCCAGCAATGTGACCGGCCTGCTGACCGACACCCGCACGGTGGCGCGCATCCTGCACCAGCACGGGGCTTACGCCTTCTTCGACTTTGCGGCCAGCGGCCCTTACGTCAAGATCGATATGAAGCCGGGCAAACCGGACGGCTACGACGCCGTGTTCCTCAGCCCGCATAAGTTTGTGGGGGGGCCGGGAACGCCGGGGTTGCTGTGTTTTCAGGACCATCTGTACCATCTGAACGTGCCCAGCACGGCGGGCGGCGGCACTGTGCGCTATGTCAGCCGCACCAAACAGGTCTATATCGAGGATATCGAGGCGCGCGAGGACGCAGGCACGCCTGCCATTCTGGGCAAGGTTCGTACCGCGCTGGCTTTCAAGGTCAAGGAGGAACTGGGGGTGGACGAGTTGACAGCGCGAGAACACGAGCTGTTCGCCCGTGCGCTGGCGCGTCTGGGAACCAATGAGCAGATTCAGATTCTGGGCAACCCCCAGGCCGCTCGCCTCGCCTTCCTGTCTTTCCTGGTCAAAACGCCGGACGGCAGCTATCTGCATCCCCGGCTGGTGGTCCGCCTGCTCAACGACCTGTTCGGCATTCAGGCGCGCGGCGGCTGTGCCTGCGCCGGACCCTACGGCCATGTGCTGCTGAACATCGACGACGAGCGCAGTGAGCGTTATATGCAGTGCGCGCTGTCCAACATCGACGGCCTCAAGCCCGGCTGGACCCGCCTGAACCTCGCGCCGTGGGCCAGTGATGGGGAAGTGGAATTCATCTTGAGTGCCATCGAATTCGTGGCCGAACACGGGGCGCGCTTTTTGCCGCTGTACGACTTCGACTGGATGACCGGGGCCTGGACCCATGCGCAGGACGAGGCCCCAATGGACCTGTTCGGCGATCAGCGCCCACAGACAGGTGCGGGAGAAGTACCCTTCGCCTTCTATCTGACAGAGGCGCGGCGGATTTTAGAGACCCTGGGGCCAGCAGGGGAGGGGAGAGCTGTGCCCGAATACGTCCCCGGCGATCTGGTGTTTTTCGCGCACTGAACGGGATTCAGTCTCTCTCCATCAATTCTGAACCCACCTGTCGTCCAGGCCCACTGGACGGCCCCTCCCCCTGCCTTCCTCACCCGCAGCGGCTAGAATGCCTAACGCCCGTTAGTTTAGACATCAGTTAGACAGATTCCGCCGATGGCAGAGAACGTTCCAGCCTCTGCCGCCCGCTCAGGAGGCCCGCCCCAGATGACCACATCACCTCTGGTTGAACCCTTGCCCGTTACCGGGATTCAACCCTTCACCAAAGAACCCATCCGCTACATCGGTGAGGACGGTCTGCCCGTTCGGCCCCTCCCCACCGCCTACACCCCCGAACGCCTGCGCGAGCTGCACAGCGTGATGCTGCGCGCCCGCGAGTTTGACCGCAAGCTGATCACGCTGCTGCGGCAGGGGCGCACCACCTTCTACGCGCAGTCCAGCGGCATGGAGGCCACACAGGTGGGCCTGGCGCATTCGGTCCGGCCCGGCCACGACTGGGTCTGGCCGTATTACCGCGATCACACGCTGGCGCTGGCGCTGGGCGTGCCGATGTTCGAGCTGATCAGTCAGGTGCTGGGCAGCAACTCCGATCCCAGCCGGGGCCGCCAGATGCCGCACCACTTCGCCGCCCGCAAGCAGAACTTCGTGTCCATCAGCAGTTCCATTGCCAATCAGGTGCCGCCCGCCACGGGCACGGCGATGGCGCAGAAGTATCTGGGCACCGACGAGATCACTATCTGCACCTTTGGCGATGGAGCCACCAGCGAGGGCGACTGGCACGCCGGAATGAACATGGCCGGGGCGATGGCCGCGCCGTGCCTGTTCGTCTGCGAGAACAACCAGTGGGCCATCAGCACCAACCTGCGCGGTCAGACCGCCAGCGAGAACATCCATATCAAGGCCAAGGCGTATGGGATGCCCGGTTTCTATGTGGACGGCAACGATCTGGTGGCCGTCATGGAAGTCTGCACGCACGCCGCCGAGTGGGTGCGCGCCGGAAACGGCCCCGCGCTGGTGGAATGCCTGACCTACCGCGTCGGCTCCCACAGCAACGCCGATGCCGACGCCGAGAAGCACTACCGCACCCGCGAGGAGGTGCAGGAGTGGCTGGGCCGTGACCCGGTGGTGCGCGTCGAGAAACTGCTGGAACACCTGGGCCATCCCATCGGGTCCGAGGAACGCGCCAACATGATTTCCGCCGTTCACCGCGAGGTGGATGAGCAGGTCATCCGCGCCGAGGCCACTGGGCAGCCCGACTGGCGGATCATGTTCGAGGACGTCTATGCAGACATGCCCGGCCATCTGCGTGAAGAGGCCGCCATGCTGCGGGCCGAACAGGAAGGGGGTAGCAAATGACCGCTACCCAGGAAAGGAAAGTCGAGGCCGCTCCCGCTGAATCCCGCACCATCAACCTGATCACCGCCGTCACCGAGGCACTGCACGAGGAAATGGAGCGTGACAGCCGGGTGGTGCTGTTCGGGCAGGACGTGGGCGCACGCGGCGGCGTGTTCATGGCAACGGCAGGTTTGCAGGCCACTTTTGGCAAAGAGCGTGTGTTTGACACCCCACTCAGCGAGGCCGCCATCGTGGGCGCGGCGGTGGGCATGGCCGTGCGCGGCTTACGGCCCGTGGCCGAGATTCAGTTCGCCGATTACATGGGGCCGGGCTTTGACCAGATCATCAGTCAGGCGGCCAAGCTGCGCTACCGCAGCGGCGGCCAGTACACTGCGCCGATGGTCATCCGCACGCCGTCGGGCGGCGGCGTCAAGGGCGGCCACCACCACAGCCAGAGTCCCGAGAGTTACTACACCCACACGCCGGGCCTGAAAGTGGTGATGCCCAGCACGCCCTACGACGCCAAGGGACTGTTGAAAGCCGCGATTCGAGGTGAAGATCCAGTGATCTTCTTTGAACCCAAGCGGCTGTACCGCGCTTCCAAAGGTGAAGTGCCGGGCCATGACTACACCGTAAAAATTGGCGAGGCCGCCATCCGCCGCGAGGGCACGGACCTGAGCCTGATTGGTTACGGCGGCGTCATGCCCGATCTGGAACGCGCCGCCGACGCGCTGGGGGCCGAGGGCGTCAGTGTCGAGGTTATTGACCTGCGCAGCCTGGTGCCCTGGGACAAGGAACTGGTCCTCAGCAGCGTGCAGAAGACGGGCCGCGCCGTCCTCGTCAGCGAGGCCCCGCGCATCAGCAACTTCATGGGCGAGGTGGCGTATAGCATTCAGGCCGAAGCCTTCGACTCTTTGCTGGCCCCCGTTGGACAGGTGGCAGGCTTCGATATCCCATACCCCTACGTGCAGGACAAGATCTATCTGCCCGGCCCCAACCGCATCACGGCGGCCTGCGTGCAGGCGCTGAATTATTAACTGCTGCCTGCCGCTCATACAAAGCGCCCGCGTTAAGCTGCGTCCATGAAGCTCAAGCTCAACCCTGACCTGCTGCGTCCGCTGCTGGGCACCATCGGCCTGATGATCGGCTTCGGCGTATACGCGGTGGCGGGTGATCTTCCCCAGCCATGGCAGCGCCTGAGCATTGGCGCGATGTTTGCCCTGCTGGGCGTCAGCGCCGTGATCTACGGCAGGGGCGAACGCTGGATTCAGGTACTGGGCGGCGTGCTGATCGCTTATGGACTGCTGCGGGCATTGTTGCTCGGCTAGGTCAGGGGCAGAAGGCCAAAACACCACGCCCCGCCCCCTCTTTTCCCACAACCCACATCCCACAACCGAGGTAATCCGTGAAAGAAATTCTGCTCCCCGAACTGGCCGAAAGCGTTGTCGAAGGCGAAATCCTCAAGTGGTTGGTGGAGGAAGGCGACACCATCGCGCTGGAACAGCCGCTGTGCGAGGTCATGACCGACAAGGTAACCGTGGAACTGCCCAGCCCGGCGGCGGGCATCCTGCACAGGCGCATGGCGCAGGAGGGCGAGGTGGTGGCCGTTCACGCCGTCATCGCCCTGATCGACGAGGGGGGAGAGTCAGCAGCCACACCCAGCCCCACGCAGGCCATTCAGGACAGCGGCGAGAATCCCACGACCGCCGATGCCCAGTTGCCCCCACAGGCGCTGGAGGAACGCGAGCAGATCGCGCAGGAAGAGGACGATCAGGGCGGCAGCATCGTGGAGGCGGGCCACATGAAGGGCGGGGCCGACGACGATTCCAGCAGCCTGTTCAAGGCGTTTGCCTCTGACGAGCAGGTGAAAGTTCAGGGCCTGGGCAGCCGCAGCGGCAGCGGTGCGCCGGGTAGTTCCACCGCCGGAACGGGCACGCTGAACCGTGAGCCTGCGCCTGCCGCCCGCCCCGATGGCCGGGTGCTGGCCGTTCCTGCCGCCCGCCAACTGGCCCGCGAGATGAACCTTGATCTGACGCAGGTGCGGGGCAGCGGCCCCAACGGACGCATCCGCGTACAGGACGTGGCAGAGCATGGGCGGGGTGGGGCAGAGCAGGTGGATACGCCTCAGCCGCAGACGCCAGCACAACCGCAGGCACAGGCCGCAGTGGCTCCGACCAGCCAGCCTCAACCCGCCGCCAAAGGTGTGGGCGGAATGCCCGTCGCGCCTGTCCAGTACCGCACGCCCAAAGGCTACGAGCATCTGGAAGACCGCGTACCACTGCGGGGGATGCGCCGGGCCATCAGCAACCAGATGCAGGCCAGCCACCTCTACACCGTCCGCACCCTGACCGTGGACGAGGTCAACCTGACCAAGCTGGTGGAGTTCCGCAGCCGGGTCAAGGGCGAGGCGGCAGCAGCAGGCGTCAAGCTGTCGTACCTGCCGTTCATCTTCAAGGCGGTCACGGCGGCCCTCAAGAAATACCCCAGCCTGAACACCTCTTTCGACGAGGCCAGCAGCGAGATCGTGCAGAAGCGCTATTACAACATGGGCATGGCCGTCGCCACCGACGCGGGGCTGACCGTGCCGGTGCTGAAGGACGTGAACCAGAAGAGCATCTTCGAGCTGGCGCGTGAGGTCGTCGATCTGGCGGGCCGCGCGCAGAATGGCAAGCTGGCGGCAGACGAGCTGGCGGGCAGCACCTTTTCCATCACGAACATCGGCTCGATAGGCGCGCTGTTCTCGTTCCCGATCATCAACGTGCCGGACGCCGCGATTCTGGGCATCCACAGCATCGTCAAACGGCCCATCGTGGACGAGAACGACAACATCGTCGTGGCGCACATGATGTACCTGAGTCTGTCCTTCGATCACCGTCTGGTGGACGGCGCGGAAGCGGCCCGCTTTTGCCGAGAAGTGATCCGCCTGCTGGAAAACCCGGACCGCCTGATGCTGGAAGCGATGTAAACTCCTTAATACTGCCGAACCCCAAGCTGAGATAAAGGTGCGCCCCGGATTCGTCAAGGGCGCATCAGCTTCAAAGATTAAGGTGAGATATCCGGGGCAGGCCCCTGCCACCATCCTTCTCGATTTCGCCCCCATTCAGGAGACTTCCCAAACTGCCATGATGACCCGCATCCTCCTTCCCCTGCTGTGCCTGACGGCCCTGGCCCCTGCGGCTGGGGCGCTGAAGGTGCAGGTCTGGGATAGGGAATTGCAAACGAAGGTGGGCGACGGCGAGAGCAGCGGCAGCAAGCTGGTCATGCAGTTCGTGGGCGACTACGACGGCCCGGTGGTGGTGCTGTTCGCCCAGACCGACGAGGAAAAGTCGCGCGTCACCTTCCCCGGCCTCAAGAGCAGTTACAACGGCAGCCTCAGCAAGGGGCTATTGACCTTGCAGATGCCGGGGGCGTCTGGGGCCAGCCCCACCAATACCTCGCTTACCCTCAGCAAATTCCTGACTCCCTTCAAGCTGACCCTCAGCGCGCAGCCTGCTGGACTTTCCCTGAGCCTGCCGGGCCTCAAGACCACAGACACGGCGGCCAAAGACAGTTCCGGTAAAAGCGGCGCGGCTAAGGACAGTTCCGCCAAAGACGGCAAATAGACTCGCCCCACCCCAAGGAGACCTCATGCTGGCGCAGATTCTAGTTGTAGAAGACGATCCACATCTCGGGCCGCTACTCAAGGAATACCTGTCGGGCGACTATCAGGTGCATCATTCCGCCACCCTGCGGGACGCGCAGTCGTGGCTGGGCATGCACAGCGCTCAACTGATCCTGCTGGACCTGAACCTGCCCGACGGCGACGGTCTGGATCTCGTGCAGTCCCTGCGGCAATACAGCAGCACCCCCGTGCTGGTTCTGTCTGCGCGCAGCGGTGTGCAGGAGCGTGTGGCCGGGCTGAACGCCGGGGCCGACGACTACCTGACCAAGCCCTTTGCGATGCCCGAACTGGACGCCCGCATCACCGCCCTGCTGCGTCGCACCGCTGCCGGAACCGGGGTGAATCTGGGTAACACCAGCCTCAGCACCTCCAGCCTGTTGCTGACGGTCAACGACAAGAGCATCAACCTGACCGAACACGAGGCGCGCATCTTGGAACTGATGATGCGGACCCCGGAGCGCGTGTTCTCGCGCGCCGACATCGAATCACATCTATACGGCTGGGAAACGCCCAACAGCAACAGCGTGGAAGTGCGGATCTCGCAGCTTCGCAAGAAACTGGAGCAGTCGGACAGCGATCTGAAGATCAGAACCATTCGCAACGTCGGCTACGTGCTGCAAGCATAAAACAGATGTTGCCAGAAACCCGCCCCGCCCCGAATGCTGCGCCCGCCGCACCACACAGGCGGGGCGCGGTGCTGACGCCGGGGGCCGGGATGGCGTCGGCGCGGGTGGCGTGGCGGCATAGTCTGCGTTTCCGGCTGGCGGCCACCTACAGCCTGCTGGCCCTAGCGCTGATCCTGCTGATCAGTCTGGGCGTGGTGTCGCTGCTGCTCTCGCGCATGGATCAGCAGTTCAATGCCCGCCTGAATGACCGCGCCGACACGCTGGCCGAGGCGTTCTCTACATCCGGCGCGGGTCTGGGCAAGACGGCGAGTGGGGCCAACGCCTACACCATGCTGATTGACGAGGACGGCACGGTCAAGGCGGCCAGTCCCATCTTGCGGAATTTTTTGAATGCCCCCTACCCCTATGGTGACCGGTCGCAGGTCAGCATCGGGGAGACCTCTGTTCGGGCGGTCAAGCGCGAGGCAGGGGATTTTGGGACCCTGTGGGTGGGTCTGCCCGAGGACGACCTGATCGCCGCCCGCCAGAGCGCCGCGAGTGCCCTGCTGATCGCGCTGGTGTTCACGCCGCTGATCCTGCTGCTGGTGGGCTGGTGGGTGGGCCGCCGGGCGCTGTCGGGGTTGCAGGGGGCGGCGAATCTGGCAGACCAGATTGACCCTGGCCTTAGCCTTGCCACGCTGCCGCTGCCTGCCCGCGAGGACGAGGTCCACCGCCTTCTGAGTGCCATCAACCGCCTGCTGGTCCGCATCGAGGCTGGGCAGGCGCGCGAGAAGCAACTGCTAGGGCAGATCGTGCATGAGCTGGGCGCGCCGCTGACCGTGTTGCAGGCCAGCCTGCGCCGCGCCGAGGAACGTATCGACGACCCGGAAGTTCGCCGCGCCGCGCTGGTGGCCGATGAACTGACCTTTACCACCCAGGACCTGATGCAACTGGCACGCGGACAACTGGAGCTGAAGCTGGCGTGGCATTACATCCCGGCGCGCACCTTGCAGGAACGGCTGGAGCGGCTGGTGCCCGGCACGCTGTACGAGGGTGACTGGACTGGCGGCATCCTGTGTGACCCGGACCGATTGACGCAGGCCGTCCGCAACCTGCTGGCGAACGCCCGCCGCGCCGCCGGACCGGACGGCAGCGTGAAGCTGACGCTGGAAGAAACGGTGGACCACCTGACCTTCACCGTGCGCGACAGCGGCCCCGGCCTGCCCCCCGAACTGGGCGAGCGCATCTTCGAGCCGTTCATCAGCGGCGCGGGCAGCAGCGGCCTGGGCCTGAGCGTCTCGCGCCAGATCGCGGTGATGCACGGTGGCCGCCTGAGCGGCGGCAACCACCCAGGCGGCGGCGCACAGTTCGTGCTGGCCATTCCGGGCGCGGCGCTGGGAGATGAGGACTAGCAGGACAGTCCAGGTTCGGCAGCTTTCCGGAAAAATGAGTGGCGGGGCGGGGGAAGATGGACGGCTGGCCAAGCCATTTTCCGCAGCTCCATCATCCAGTTGATGGTCTTCCGCATATCTCTGGTCAGGTGATCCCACGCCGACGGAGAATTTATGACCCGCAACGAAACCGAGTTCAAGACCGCCCTACCCAGCCGCCCCTCCTCTGCCACGTCCACTGTTCCGGTGGCCAGAGATACCCTGGCCTGGAAGATTGATGCGCTGGAACTCCGCATGGTGGGCTGGTGGGCGCAGCACGGCATTCTGCTGCTGCGGCTGGCGCTGGGCGTGGTGTTCTTCTGGTTCGGCGTGCAGAAATTCTTTCCAGGGATCAGCGTGGCCCAGGACCTCGCCACCAACACTATCTCGGTCCTGACCTTTGGCCATGTCCCGCCAAATGTCAGCCTGCCCGTGCTGGCCACCTGGGAATGTCTGATCGGACTGGGGCTGCTTTCCGGGCGTTTCCTGCGCCTGACCCTGCTGCTGCTGTTCGCGCAGATGGCGGGTACGTTCCTGCCGCTGGTGTTCTTTCCCGCCGAAACGTTCAAGATCGTGCCGTGGGTACCCACGCTGGAAGGGCAGTACATCATCAAGAATCTGGTGCTGATCTCGGCTGGTCTGGTAGTGGGGGCAACCTCGCGCGGGGGCCGCATCATTCACAGCGCGGTGGCGGCCCAGACGGCAGAGAACACGCAGAACCTGCACGCCCGCTTCCGCCGCCGTTTTCACCGCAACCCCGAGGCCTAAATAGACTGGGACAGCGTGTCTGGGACCGCCGCCCCGCTATGCTGACCGCGTGACCACTGCCGCCCAGAATCCTGACGCCGCCTCCGAATTGCTGGCCCTGCTGATCCTGCGCCTGACCCCCAACCTGGGGCCGCGCAGGATCGAATCTTTGCGGCGGCATTTCGGCAGCGCGCGGGCGGCCCTGCATGCGCCCCTGCTGAAGCTGCGTGACGTGCCGGGACTGGACTCTAAAAGTGTGGCTGGCATGGGCAACCCCAAAGCAGCGGCGGGCGCACAGGCCGAGGTGGAAAAGGCCGCACGCATGGGCGTGACCCTGCTGGGCCGGGGGCTGGACGGCTATCCGGCGGCGCTGGAGGCCCTGGGCGATCCGCCCCCGGTGCTGTGGGTGCTGGGAGAGTTGCCCGAACTGAGCGTGGTGCCGCGCGCCGTGGGCATCGTGGGCACGCGGGCGGCCAGTCCCTATGCCGTCAGCCTGACCCGCAGGATTTCCGGCGATCTGGCGCGGGCGGGCGTGGTGATCGTCAGCGGACTGGCACGCGGCATCGACACGGCGGCCCACGGCGCGGCGGTGGAAGCCGGAGGCCAGAGCATCGGCGTGCTGGGCTGCGCCGTCAACGTGATCTACCCGCGCGAGAACGAGCGGCTGGCCGAACACCTGACCCTGATCAGCGAGTACCCGCTGGACACTGGCCCGGCCCAGCATCACTTTCCAACGAGAAACCGTTTGATCGCAGCCCTGAGCGCGGGCACACTGGTGGTGGAGGGCGAGCGCAAATCTGGCTCCCTAATCACCGCCACGCACGCACTGGAATGCGGGCGCACGGTCTTTGCGGTTCCTGGCCGGGCGGGCGATCCCCGCGCCGCTGGCCCCCATGCCCTGCTGCGCGACGGCGCGGTGCTGACCGAAACGGCGCAGGACGTGCTGGATGAACTGGGCTGGGGGCAGGCCCCCGCCGCTCCTAT comes from the Deinococcus sp. AJ005 genome and includes:
- the mnmG gene encoding tRNA uridine-5-carboxymethylaminomethyl(34) synthesis enzyme MnmG, whose product is MNGWNVIVIGGGHAGLEAAWAAAKFSRVGLLVGNPATVGRMPCNPAVGGPGKSQLVFEVQALGGLMGRLADDTAIHTRVLNASKGPAVQSLRVQNERDAYAERAQDVILGHPEIDVIRGEAADLEPDGHGGWLVITTDGRRLPCRSVVIAAGTFMRAITWYGRQSRAEGRQGEPPSRFLSAPLERVGHVLKRFKTGTPPRVRADSVNFSALLEIPADPQPRGFTGTPGPRAQESPTWQTHTTPQTHQLIHENLHESPMFSGDIEGKGPRYCPSIEDKVVRFAHHDRHLLFVEPDGIQTSEVYLQGFSSSLPPYLQDQLVRTLPGFENAVVQRYAYAVEYDVVDSTELTLNMESRLLPGVFTAGQINGTSGYEEAAAQGLVAGTAAARRALALKTESIGRETGYIGVLLDDLVFKGSDEPYRMMTSRVEHRLLVRQDNADERMTLLGHDLGLVSDTELTRVEAKYGRVAGGVAALSVQRSNGQTGDAWLRRPEFHLADVEALGISLPPELDASEREAVEIRVKYAGYIQRARLQLDSDARARDTKLEGLDYAAVLSLSNEAREKLGRTRPGTIEQAARISGVRHADIGALLVHLKKQGVSRET
- a CDS encoding aminotransferase class V-fold PLP-dependent enzyme, coding for MDFATLRADLIGTDAVINTPFGERRVTYADYVASGRALRSVEERISTLALPLYANTHTEDSATGAHSTHLSHQAADYIRGQLGGDKTCKLVFCGSGSTAAVRRIQDILGLTVCGDHRATVLASIPENERPVVFVGPYEHHSNEVSWRETLAEVVELPLCEKGNLDLDALVQALKSPQYARRPKIGSFSAASNVTGLLTDTRTVARILHQHGAYAFFDFAASGPYVKIDMKPGKPDGYDAVFLSPHKFVGGPGTPGLLCFQDHLYHLNVPSTAGGGTVRYVSRTKQVYIEDIEAREDAGTPAILGKVRTALAFKVKEELGVDELTAREHELFARALARLGTNEQIQILGNPQAARLAFLSFLVKTPDGSYLHPRLVVRLLNDLFGIQARGGCACAGPYGHVLLNIDDERSERYMQCALSNIDGLKPGWTRLNLAPWASDGEVEFILSAIEFVAEHGARFLPLYDFDWMTGAWTHAQDEAPMDLFGDQRPQTGAGEVPFAFYLTEARRILETLGPAGEGRAVPEYVPGDLVFFAH
- a CDS encoding thiamine pyrophosphate-dependent dehydrogenase E1 component subunit alpha, translated to MTTSPLVEPLPVTGIQPFTKEPIRYIGEDGLPVRPLPTAYTPERLRELHSVMLRAREFDRKLITLLRQGRTTFYAQSSGMEATQVGLAHSVRPGHDWVWPYYRDHTLALALGVPMFELISQVLGSNSDPSRGRQMPHHFAARKQNFVSISSSIANQVPPATGTAMAQKYLGTDEITICTFGDGATSEGDWHAGMNMAGAMAAPCLFVCENNQWAISTNLRGQTASENIHIKAKAYGMPGFYVDGNDLVAVMEVCTHAAEWVRAGNGPALVECLTYRVGSHSNADADAEKHYRTREEVQEWLGRDPVVRVEKLLEHLGHPIGSEERANMISAVHREVDEQVIRAEATGQPDWRIMFEDVYADMPGHLREEAAMLRAEQEGGSK
- a CDS encoding alpha-ketoacid dehydrogenase subunit beta produces the protein MTATQERKVEAAPAESRTINLITAVTEALHEEMERDSRVVLFGQDVGARGGVFMATAGLQATFGKERVFDTPLSEAAIVGAAVGMAVRGLRPVAEIQFADYMGPGFDQIISQAAKLRYRSGGQYTAPMVIRTPSGGGVKGGHHHSQSPESYYTHTPGLKVVMPSTPYDAKGLLKAAIRGEDPVIFFEPKRLYRASKGEVPGHDYTVKIGEAAIRREGTDLSLIGYGGVMPDLERAADALGAEGVSVEVIDLRSLVPWDKELVLSSVQKTGRAVLVSEAPRISNFMGEVAYSIQAEAFDSLLAPVGQVAGFDIPYPYVQDKIYLPGPNRITAACVQALNY
- a CDS encoding dihydrolipoamide acetyltransferase family protein; this translates as MKEILLPELAESVVEGEILKWLVEEGDTIALEQPLCEVMTDKVTVELPSPAAGILHRRMAQEGEVVAVHAVIALIDEGGESAATPSPTQAIQDSGENPTTADAQLPPQALEEREQIAQEEDDQGGSIVEAGHMKGGADDDSSSLFKAFASDEQVKVQGLGSRSGSGAPGSSTAGTGTLNREPAPAARPDGRVLAVPAARQLAREMNLDLTQVRGSGPNGRIRVQDVAEHGRGGAEQVDTPQPQTPAQPQAQAAVAPTSQPQPAAKGVGGMPVAPVQYRTPKGYEHLEDRVPLRGMRRAISNQMQASHLYTVRTLTVDEVNLTKLVEFRSRVKGEAAAAGVKLSYLPFIFKAVTAALKKYPSLNTSFDEASSEIVQKRYYNMGMAVATDAGLTVPVLKDVNQKSIFELAREVVDLAGRAQNGKLAADELAGSTFSITNIGSIGALFSFPIINVPDAAILGIHSIVKRPIVDENDNIVVAHMMYLSLSFDHRLVDGAEAARFCREVIRLLENPDRLMLEAM
- a CDS encoding response regulator transcription factor, translating into MLAQILVVEDDPHLGPLLKEYLSGDYQVHHSATLRDAQSWLGMHSAQLILLDLNLPDGDGLDLVQSLRQYSSTPVLVLSARSGVQERVAGLNAGADDYLTKPFAMPELDARITALLRRTAAGTGVNLGNTSLSTSSLLLTVNDKSINLTEHEARILELMMRTPERVFSRADIESHLYGWETPNSNSVEVRISQLRKKLEQSDSDLKIRTIRNVGYVLQA